From Pseudobdellovibrio exovorus JSS, a single genomic window includes:
- a CDS encoding LLM class flavin-dependent oxidoreductase yields MIPLSILELVRVSDVTTPRIALDQARDLAVHAEKLGYQRIWIAEHHNFPSIASAATSLVISHLAQATHTIRVGAGGIMLPNHAPYIIAEQFGTLAHLYPNRIDLGLGRAPGTDQLTLRALRRSPQASDTFPQDVVELQSYFTDEASEQRTVAVPAAGTHIPLWILGSSHFGAMLAAELGLPYSFASHFAPDQLLSALEIYRRNFRPSKQLQKSYAMVGVNIIAADTDEEARRLATTQQMSFTNIFRGARGYSLAPIDNIDTYWSPLEKAQVQRMLARSIVGSVETVKKGIADLVAETNADELIVVSDVYDQEARLKSFDLIMQAVKSN; encoded by the coding sequence GTGATTCCTCTTTCTATTTTAGAACTCGTCCGCGTCAGCGATGTGACAACACCTCGAATAGCTTTAGATCAAGCTCGTGATCTTGCTGTACACGCCGAAAAACTTGGCTATCAGCGTATTTGGATTGCGGAACACCACAATTTTCCAAGTATCGCCAGTGCCGCCACTTCCCTTGTGATTTCTCATTTGGCTCAGGCCACACATACGATTCGTGTCGGTGCAGGTGGAATCATGTTACCGAATCATGCTCCTTACATTATCGCGGAGCAATTCGGAACGTTAGCCCACCTGTATCCAAATCGAATTGATCTGGGACTGGGACGAGCCCCAGGAACAGATCAATTGACCTTGCGCGCTTTGCGCCGGTCACCGCAGGCTTCGGATACTTTTCCTCAGGATGTGGTCGAGTTACAATCTTATTTCACTGATGAAGCCAGCGAACAGCGCACTGTTGCTGTTCCGGCTGCAGGCACACATATTCCTTTGTGGATTTTAGGTTCCAGTCACTTTGGGGCTATGCTGGCAGCAGAATTAGGTCTTCCTTATTCTTTTGCTTCGCACTTTGCTCCGGATCAATTGTTATCAGCTTTGGAAATCTACCGCCGTAACTTCAGACCTTCTAAGCAACTGCAAAAGTCTTATGCCATGGTCGGAGTCAATATCATCGCCGCTGACACCGATGAAGAAGCAAGACGATTGGCGACGACACAACAAATGTCATTTACCAATATCTTCCGCGGAGCCCGCGGTTATAGCCTTGCTCCGATCGACAATATTGATACCTATTGGTCCCCTTTAGAAAAAGCGCAGGTACAACGTATGCTCGCACGTTCAATTGTGGGCTCTGTTGAAACAGTTAAAAAAGGAATTGCGGACTTAGTCGCAGAAACCAACGCCGACGAACTCATCGTCGTGTCGGATGTCTACGACCAAGAAGCCCGCTTGAAATCTTTTGATCTGATTATGCAAGCGGTGAAATCTAATTAG